The following DNA comes from Marinomonas maritima.
ATTAGCCTATTATCATAGGAATATTAACAAATAAATTGATCGTAAAATCCATTAACTTCATTAATATCCACGGCCCCAGCTGCATAATAACTAAAATAGTAACGATCAACCTAGGCAAAAAAGACAGTGTTTGCTCGTTAATTTGTGTTGCAGCTTGAAACACACTAACAATTAAACCTACGATTAAGCTTGGCACCATCACAACACCAACGATCAGAACAATTAAGTAAAAACCCTGCCCGTATAAGCTCAATACCACTTGAGGATCCATAATTAAATCCCGAAACTAGCCGCTAATGTGCTCATAATCATAGACCAACCATCAACCATCACAAAAAGCATAATTTTAAAAGGCAGCGAAATAATAATTGGTGACAACATCATCATCCCCATCGCCATCAAAACACTGGCCACAACCATATCGACAATTAAAAAAGGAATAAAGATCATAAAACCAATTTGAAAAGCCGTTTTCAGCTCACTCGTTACAAAAGCAGGCATTAGAATTGTAAAGGGAAGTGTTTCCATAGACTGAATCGTCCCCTCTCGACCAGCCAATTTAACAAAAAGAGCAATATCATCTTCTCTCGTCTGCGCCAACATGAAATCTCTGACAGGAACAGATGCTGCCTCAACAGCTTGAATTGACGTCATTTCTTCTTTTAAGTATGGCTGCAGGGCAACTTCATTAACCCTATCTAAGGTTGGTGTCATAATGAACAAGGTCAAAAATAAGGCCATTCCTATCATTATCTGGTTAGAAGGTGTTTGCTGCAGCCCGATTGCTTGGCGCAAAATTGCTAACACGATAATAATTCGAGTAAAAGCCGTCATCATCATTAAAGCTGCTGGTAATAGTGTCAGTGCCGTCATGATAAAGAGAATTTGCAACGAAACCGAGTAGTCTTGACTACCGTCGGCATTTGTCACTACTTTGACTGCTGGTAAACCGACTTCCGCCCAAGAAGCAGCAGGACTAACCAACATTAGCAAAAGAACAAAGCGAATCACACAACATCCCCATTGTTCTTATTATCACTGGAATTTTCTCGACCTACTTCCTCCATCATAGAGGCAAATGAACTAGCCTTAGCTGGAAAACTTTTCAAATGGGAAATAGAATGCGACGTCACACCAATGAGCAGGCGTTCTCCCTCCACTTCAATAAGCATGAGTTTCTCTTTTGCACCCAAGGATTGAACATTGACAATATTAATATCCGATTGACCTAACTTCATTTGAGCAAGCTGAAAACGCTTCATTAACCAAAGACAGACCGGAATAAAGGCAATAACAAAAATTAGAGAAAAAACCACCTTCCAAATAGAAGGTGTCACAGATATTTCTTGCACGCCTGCAGCATGTAAATAGGGGACGGCCATGCAAAGCATGGCCGTAATAGTATGTTTATTTAAAAAAGAAAAAATCAATTGGCACTACTTTAGTCGTCTAATACGCTCACTAGGACTTACAACATCCGTTAAACGGATACCATACTTATCATTAACCACAACCACCTCACCGTGCGCTATCAATGTACCATTTACTAATACATCTAGCGGCTCTCCAGCAAAGCGATCGAGCTCAACAACAGACCCCTGCGTCAGCTGCATTAAGTTTCGAATTGCTATTTCCGTGTTGCCTAATTCCATAGAAAGAACAACCGGAATATCCATAATCAAATCAAGATCTGAACCAACGCCGCCAGCAGGTACGGAAGGATTCGTAAGCGTCTCAAGTTTCACGGGCTCGACTTCTTGCTCCGTCATTGCTGCCGCCCATTCGTCTTCAAGTCCTTCGCCCTCTTCGGTTTCGCCAGCTTCAGTCATTGCTGCCGCCCACTCATCCGCTAAATCGTCGTCCATTCCTTCTGCATCGGGATTTTGCTCTTCTGCCATGTTATTTCGTCACCTTCGTCTTAAAACTTTCTTCCATCTGCACAGAGTAGTGCTCATTAGTCATGCCCAGTTTACCTTTAAAGGTCGGAACATTATTCGCTCTAACGGTAACGAACTCTGGCATTTCAATTGGGATAACATCACCCACTTTAAACTTTAACACTTCGCCCAAAGAAATCTTTCGATTCGCTACATTCACCGTTAAATTTACAGCAATATCTTTTACATCTTGCTCAAGAGATTTACCCCAGCGATCATCTTTTTCATCAACATCACTCTGCACACCAGCGTCGAGCAATTCACGTACAGGCTCAATCATAGAGTAAGGTAGAGTAATATGAAGCTCCCCGCCACCACCATCCAATTCAATATGAAAAGTAGACACGACGACAACCTCACTCGGACTAACGATATTTGCCATAGCAGGGTTAACTTCTGAGCTGATGTATTCTAATTCTAATTTTAATACTGGCGCCCAAGCCTCAGTCAAATCAACAAAGACTTGCTCCAGCATTAACTGAACAATCCGAATTTCAGTCGGTGTGAATTCTCGACCTTCAATTTTAGCATGACGACCGTCACCACCAAAAAAATTATCAACCAGTTTAAAAACTAACTTTGCGTCCAGAATAAAGAGAGCGGTACTTCTTAACGGTCTGAATTTGACTAAATTCAAACTGGTTGGAACATAAAGAGTATGAACATACTCACCAAACTTCATCACCTGAAGACCACCAGAAGAAACATCTGCCGTCCGGCGAAGCATGTTAAATAAACTAATTCGCGTATAACGAGCGAATCGTTCGTTTATCATCTCCAAGGTGGGCATTCGCCCACGCACAATACGTTCTTGACTAGTGATGTCATAAGATGCCACACCATTAGCATCTCGGTTATCTACTTCAGCAGGTTTTTCATCGGCACCATGCAGGAGCGCATCGATCTCGTCCTGCGATAACAGATCTTGAGCTGACATAAAATTACTGCATCACAAAGTTAGTAAATAGCACACCATCAATACCACCTTGACCAGTTTCCTGTTCAAGAATGCCATTGATTGCACCTAAAGCGGCTTTTTTAAGAGCCACCTTCCCTTCAGCTGTCTGCAACTCATCAAATGACTGACTTGAAAAAAGCAATACAAGACTATTTCGAATTAAAGGCATATGAAGTGTTACTGCATTAATTTGATCCATATTTTTAGATTTAATCGACATATTAAGCTGCACATAACGCTGCTTACCACCAACCATCAAATCAATCGTAAACGCAGGATCTAACGCCAAATAAACGGATGGCTCTTTAGCCAATGCGGCTTCTGCAGATTCCGAAGAATCACTGTCACTTCCGCCACTAAACAAGAAGAAATAAGCCGCTGCACCACCGCCACCTAACAACACTAAAAGAAGAGCTCCAATAATAATAAGCTTTTTCTTACTACCGGATTTTCCGTCTTCTGTACCGATATCCAAACCATCTTCTTCAGCCATACCATCAAACCTTTAGATACACAAAAACTTTCTACAGAGCGTTTATAACACGCTTACACGCTATCGGCCTTCTATTCTACAAATATTCAAACAGAGCACCATCAGTTTTTCGTAAGTTTAAGCGTAGTAATCGACACCAGACGCAGAAACATACGATACGTTATTCGCAATTAACTCATCATCACTGTCTACAATGTTGTTCTGATTCGCCGTATTGTTTTGATTATTGTCTCGATCTTGTGCATTAGAAGTATCTTGCTGTGAAACGTCAACATCTGCTCGACTTAGATCCATTCCTTGCTGAGCCAACATTTCTCTCAGCCGCCCCATTTGCCCTTCCAATAAATCTCGAGCCTGTGGTGTAGCGGCAACAAAGCTTACCTGAGTATTTGAGTCACTATCTACTGACACCTTAACCGTTAAACTGCCTAATTCTGGCGGGTCCAAGCGGATGTGCGCAGTATGACCACCATCGCGCGCAACCCAAGCTACCTTTTGACTCATTTCGCTCGCCCATCCAGGATGACTAGGCGGCAAGTTCATTGTCAGGTTAGTTTGAGCATTAGGAACAGGGTTATTGGAAATAACAGCCGCCATGCCAGCAGAGCGATTAACATTATTATGGAGAGAGCTGTTTAAGCCACCACCAACATCACCCGCAGCACCATCAATTTGAGCTGACATCCGACCAAGCATCACTTCTTGTTCTTTTTTACGTAATTCAATGGGCTCATTAATCAAAACGCCATCCTCTCCCAGCAGAGAGTCCGCAGCATCCATCTTCATTTCGCTCGAGCCTGAGGCCGCAAGAGCGCTCTCCGACAAAATTAAAGGCGGCACATCAGAACGACCATTTTTATTAATAACCCCCGCAACTCCAGCAGCAACCGTTGTCACTTTGGCAGCATCAAGAACAACACCATCACCCGCAATTGCAGATATAGGTGTAGCTTTAGTACCTGATGATGCCATTTGAGACATAACCCAAGATAATTCCCCTTCACCATTAGCGTCTAGCAACTCAACAGACCCCGAATCCGACTCAGGAAGCATTTCAGGCTTAGGTAATAAATCAACCTTACTTACATTATTAGATACATTGCGCTTTATCGCATCAAGCCCTACCGCACCAGTACTGACAACAGGAGCCATTGCGCCTAATTCCGTCTCTGGCACCATAACACTATCAATAGAGCCGCGCTGAAGCTCAGAAGAGGTAACGCCGTCTGGCATAAACTTCCTCTGAGGTGTAGCGGTCACGCCACCTGAAACAAGCTCCTCCTGAGAAGAAGTAACGCCGTCTGACATAAACTTCCTTTGAGGTGTAGCGGCCACGCCACTCAAGATTTGATTAGCATCACCATCAGGGCTAGTAGGTGTCGAAGGCTGATTTTCTGTGTTTTTAAAATCAGGAGAAGCGGTAACAGATAAAAGGTCAGAGTTTTCTTCAGCAGGCACAGCCGCCAAACTGTTAGAGGGTTTTATTTCGCCATCATCCTGCAAAATATTGCCGCTACCTTCAATCGAATTTGTCACCGTAGCAACAACATTAGAGGCAGAACCAGAAAGCTCTGATGGAAGCACATCACCTTTAGTCTTACTATTAATTGACACGTCACTACTATCAGATACTTTTATAGTAGAAGTTGAACTGGTAGGTAAAGAGGCTGATGACGAAACAGTAGGAGTGGATGATTCACCAGCAGTCGATGTTTTACTAGGATCGAGAGCTTCTTTAGCCTTATTGAAATCATTTGCGAAAGCCTCCCCATTTGTGGAAGGAGCTTTCACTAAAGATGATTTAGTGGGCGATACACCTGAAGATAAAGGCAATACTGTATTTGAATCTGTGCGCATAATTTCCTCCAACGATAGAGAAGACTATGCAATAGCAAGGCCAATTTAACTATGATGACCAACGTGCCAGTGATAATGCGCCTTCACCGTGCTACCGCCTTTGGAAAACTCCAACTTATCACAAAGTTGATTCAGCAAAGCGAAACCTCGATTATAAAGCAATTCCGTATTGGATATATCATAGTTGATGCTCTTATAATCAAACCCCGAGCCGCTGTCCTCCACACATAACACAAGCATCCTGTCGTTATTGTCTGACGTTACTTTAACAGAAATTTTGACATAGCCACTTTTTAGACTTAACAGACGACGCTCACGCTCTTCATAGTAATGCGAGAAGCCTTCATTGGATTTTTTCTTATCCGAGCTCAACTTCAAAACGCCATGCTCGAGTGCATTCGAATACAGCTCCGACAGAATCATAAAAATCTGACTGGAAAAACTGCTTAACCCCGGCACGGTTGTAAGTATTTGCAAGACATAAGGAAGAGGATCTGTATTACGAAGTGAATCTGCATTCAGAATATACTCAAACGAAAAATCAGCAGGCGCTTCGTCATGTCCTTTCGAAATATCATGCCCAGACGAATCTATACCTATATTGGTATCCAAGCGAATACTAAGACATGAGATGTCATCATGGGGGTTGTCCAAAACGCCCTCTTGTTTTAAGCGTTCAGTTAACCAATCTAATGATTGACCAGGCTCAATTTCACCCCGATAAAGCGGGGCAAGAACAGAATGGCAAAACATTTCTCCGGATAAATCTGAAGCCTCATAAATACCATCAGAAAATGCCATTAACCTATCCCCAGGAACAAAAGACATAGGGTCAATCTGACACTCGAAAACATCTGGCGGAAGCACGCCTAAAGGCAGGTTTTTAGAAATTAATCTGATCGGCTTATCGGCGACTTGTGAAAAAAACAATAAATCAGGCAGCCCACCATTCCAAACCTCAATGCTTTTATTATTCACTTTGACATCAATAAAGGCAGCACTACAAAACATATTTGCTGGTAGAACACCTTTCAGACGAGCGTTTATCTCTGGGATAATTTGGCGCATCAAAAAGCCTTTTT
Coding sequences within:
- the fliQ gene encoding flagellar biosynthesis protein FliQ; this translates as MDPQVVLSLYGQGFYLIVLIVGVVMVPSLIVGLIVSVFQAATQINEQTLSFLPRLIVTILVIMQLGPWILMKLMDFTINLFVNIPMIIG
- the fliP gene encoding flagellar type III secretion system pore protein FliP (The bacterial flagellar biogenesis protein FliP forms a type III secretion system (T3SS)-type pore required for flagellar assembly.); its protein translation is MIRFVLLLMLVSPAASWAEVGLPAVKVVTNADGSQDYSVSLQILFIMTALTLLPAALMMMTAFTRIIIVLAILRQAIGLQQTPSNQIMIGMALFLTLFIMTPTLDRVNEVALQPYLKEEMTSIQAVEAASVPVRDFMLAQTREDDIALFVKLAGREGTIQSMETLPFTILMPAFVTSELKTAFQIGFMIFIPFLIVDMVVASVLMAMGMMMLSPIIISLPFKIMLFVMVDGWSMIMSTLAASFGI
- the fliO gene encoding flagellar biosynthetic protein FliO, with amino-acid sequence MAVPYLHAAGVQEISVTPSIWKVVFSLIFVIAFIPVCLWLMKRFQLAQMKLGQSDINIVNVQSLGAKEKLMLIEVEGERLLIGVTSHSISHLKSFPAKASSFASMMEEVGRENSSDNKNNGDVV
- the fliN gene encoding flagellar motor switch protein FliN, whose protein sequence is MAEEQNPDAEGMDDDLADEWAAAMTEAGETEEGEGLEDEWAAAMTEQEVEPVKLETLTNPSVPAGGVGSDLDLIMDIPVVLSMELGNTEIAIRNLMQLTQGSVVELDRFAGEPLDVLVNGTLIAHGEVVVVNDKYGIRLTDVVSPSERIRRLK
- the fliM gene encoding flagellar motor switch protein FliM; translation: MSAQDLLSQDEIDALLHGADEKPAEVDNRDANGVASYDITSQERIVRGRMPTLEMINERFARYTRISLFNMLRRTADVSSGGLQVMKFGEYVHTLYVPTSLNLVKFRPLRSTALFILDAKLVFKLVDNFFGGDGRHAKIEGREFTPTEIRIVQLMLEQVFVDLTEAWAPVLKLELEYISSEVNPAMANIVSPSEVVVVSTFHIELDGGGGELHITLPYSMIEPVRELLDAGVQSDVDEKDDRWGKSLEQDVKDIAVNLTVNVANRKISLGEVLKFKVGDVIPIEMPEFVTVRANNVPTFKGKLGMTNEHYSVQMEESFKTKVTK
- a CDS encoding flagellar basal body-associated FliL family protein is translated as MAEEDGLDIGTEDGKSGSKKKLIIIGALLLVLLGGGGAAAYFFLFSGGSDSDSSESAEAALAKEPSVYLALDPAFTIDLMVGGKQRYVQLNMSIKSKNMDQINAVTLHMPLIRNSLVLLFSSQSFDELQTAEGKVALKKAALGAINGILEQETGQGGIDGVLFTNFVMQ
- a CDS encoding flagellar hook-length control protein FliK, giving the protein MRTDSNTVLPLSSGVSPTKSSLVKAPSTNGEAFANDFNKAKEALDPSKTSTAGESSTPTVSSSASLPTSSTSTIKVSDSSDVSINSKTKGDVLPSELSGSASNVVATVTNSIEGSGNILQDDGEIKPSNSLAAVPAEENSDLLSVTASPDFKNTENQPSTPTSPDGDANQILSGVAATPQRKFMSDGVTSSQEELVSGGVTATPQRKFMPDGVTSSELQRGSIDSVMVPETELGAMAPVVSTGAVGLDAIKRNVSNNVSKVDLLPKPEMLPESDSGSVELLDANGEGELSWVMSQMASSGTKATPISAIAGDGVVLDAAKVTTVAAGVAGVINKNGRSDVPPLILSESALAASGSSEMKMDAADSLLGEDGVLINEPIELRKKEQEVMLGRMSAQIDGAAGDVGGGLNSSLHNNVNRSAGMAAVISNNPVPNAQTNLTMNLPPSHPGWASEMSQKVAWVARDGGHTAHIRLDPPELGSLTVKVSVDSDSNTQVSFVAATPQARDLLEGQMGRLREMLAQQGMDLSRADVDVSQQDTSNAQDRDNNQNNTANQNNIVDSDDELIANNVSYVSASGVDYYA
- a CDS encoding SpoIIE family protein phosphatase; protein product: MEQVLTILIADDNPSDRILLKTILSQFGHKVISAVDGQDAIDKFDPQLIQLVCLDIKMPRKDGWEAALEIQRLAGDLFVPIIFLSGVVDPIALSNCLRIGGTDFISKPYSPALITSKLNAIVKLLVMQKTLEDQRDAMALYNEKLLHEQDVAKVVYENITHSNCLEDPALSTIHYGTHTFNGDVILAAYKPNGGMHILLGDFTGHGLSAAIGALPLADIFFDWTKKGFLMRQIIPEINARLKGVLPANMFCSAAFIDVKVNNKSIEVWNGGLPDLLFFSQVADKPIRLISKNLPLGVLPPDVFECQIDPMSFVPGDRLMAFSDGIYEASDLSGEMFCHSVLAPLYRGEIEPGQSLDWLTERLKQEGVLDNPHDDISCLSIRLDTNIGIDSSGHDISKGHDEAPADFSFEYILNADSLRNTDPLPYVLQILTTVPGLSSFSSQIFMILSELYSNALEHGVLKLSSDKKKSNEGFSHYYEERERRLLSLKSGYVKISVKVTSDNNDRMLVLCVEDSGSGFDYKSINYDISNTELLYNRGFALLNQLCDKLEFSKGGSTVKAHYHWHVGHHS